The stretch of DNA TTAATTTTATTCTCTATGGCCATCTCATTAAGCCAGGCCGGTATCGTTACGTTCTTGCTTACGGATTTTTTTGTCTCCTCTTTACGAAGGATATCCATCCGCACATCGATTAGAACGGCAACTTCGTCTTCTTCTGGTTGCAGCTTGTTGACCGGAGAGGGGGTTGGAATGGAGTCGTTATCATCTTCCATGCAGAGCAAATGACCTCCTAAAGCGTCTTTTGCGCTGGCGATAGCGTCAGCGTAGTCCTTACCGAAAGTATTACAGCCTGGAAGGTCTGGAAAGCGGACACAGACATACTTACCGTCTTCAGAGAGCAGCGCTGGATATATGCGAACATCCTTTTTCATAAGAAGTCGTCTCCTTTCTGAGGCGGGGTTACTTGAGCCCCGCCTGTTTCATGATGCTATTGAATGTCTTGGGTGGAACGTCCTTTTGGGGATGCTTTACAGTTGTCTTCCCCGGCTTTGTCGGATGCTTGAAATGATGGTGGCTACCGACTGTCTTGATCCAGTACCAGCCGTCATTTTCAAGAATCTTGATTATTTCGCTGGACTTCATCACTTTTCCCCCTGACATCGTTATTATAATGCGCATTATTATGCGCGTCAATTTTTTAGGTTATTGGAGGCGACCGCCGGGAGCGGGTGGAGGTGACGCAGGACCAGGTGGTAGAAGAGTTAGCCCTAATAGCCTTCGGTAATCCCCATGACGTCATGGAATGGGGACCTGGTGGTGTGCATTTATGTTCTAGTTTCGAGCTGACGTTCGACCAAGCGGCAATAGTGGCTGAGGTTGCAGAGACGACAATCCAGACCGGAGGATCTCTGAGGCTGATCCTCGTAGAGGTCTAAAAGACTGGCTCGAACGGGCTTCGTCGAAACGAGATCTCCGACATAAAAACGAAGGAGGAACCCCAGTTTTGGGGTTCCTCCTTCGTTTTTATGTTTCCCGGGAAACATAACGGTTTTAGGAAACTACAGGCTGTTGAGCCCCATCTCCGATACCGATCTGGCTGCACCTATGCAGCCGTTTCTCTTAGCTGTCTCCAGCCAATGTTCCGCCTTATCCTTTTGCCCCATTTTGGCATAGAGAGAGGCCAGACTCATCTGAGCGGTGGCGTTGCCCTGATAGGCCGATAGGCTCAGCCACTTGAGTGCCTGGTCCCTGTCGGCGGTAACCAGATAACCGGCGGCATAGGCCTCTCCAAGCACCCTCTGAGCCTCCGAATCGCCCTGTTTCGCAAGTTTGTGGATCGACTGAAATTCCTGGGAGTCCACGGCGCCTACCCAACCAGGGGCTATAACACAGAGAGAGAACAACGCAAAAATCAAAAACACAGCCTTGAACATATTCACAGAAAACACCTCTTTTGGAGACGTATTTAGGATCTTTTACAGCTCGGATTATACATCTCCTTTCGGCGAATGCAATAGAGAGAGAAAAAGAAAGATAAGTGAAACTCGTTTTGTTTGATTTTATGTTTTTCTGTTGTTCAACCCTATACCGTCTCGGCGTTTTAACTCCTCCCTCACCGCCTCGGTTAGAGCCATGGAGGCCTGATCGGTTCGGCCGGATATTTCGTCCAGAAGGTAGAGCAGGTCGGTGGAGCCGATCCTTCTGAGGAAAATCCCCTCTTGGTCGTGTGTCATTGCGTCGAGACCTCCTTTCCTGGAAAATGATCTCGAAAGGACGTGATATCCATGGATATGCTTAAAGTTATGCTGTCTCGCAGGAGCGTCAGGGCTTTCGACAGGGATAAGCCGGTTGAAAGCTGGAAGAAGGATGCGGTGATAGCCGCAGCAACCTCGGCACCCAGTGCTAAAAATTTGAGACCCGTCAGGTTTCTGGTGCTGGACGACAGAGAGATACTGGACGATCTCGGAAACGTCCTGTCTCAGGGTAAACCCTTCAAGGAGTGCGATTTCGCCGTGGCGGTCTGTGCCGATCTGTCCGATTATCCCGATGGAAGCCTGGGATGGCTGGAGGACTGCTCCGCAGCCCTGGAGAATATGCTGATAGAGGCCACCTCGCTCGATCTCGCTTCCTTTTGGTTCGGGGTCTATAGAAGAGATCCCAAGGAAGGGCAGGTCCGGTCGGTTCTAGAGGTTCCCTCCCACGTGGAGGTCCAGGGAATAGGGGTCTTCGGCTACGGTGCCGAGTCCGTTCCGGCCAGGGAGGGAGTCGACAGCTCCGTGGTCAGATACGGCAGATGGGGAGACTTCAAGGCCTGATTTTTGTAAGATATAGGGTGACGAAGATATTGATCTTATTTGACTAAAGGCATCTATAAAAAACACTCCTCGGAGAGGTCGTTTCGGCAGAGCCCGTTCGAGCCCGTATTCCCGACCGGCCGTCGTGTAGTACGGATGGGGCGACAGGACGTCGCCCCAAGCCGAGGGGGCACAGGACGTGCCCTCTGAGGCGATTCGTACGAAACAGGCAGGTCGGGAATACGTTCGGGCGAGACAGGGCGGAGCCGAAACGACCTCTCCGAGGAAACTCGGAAGTGCGTTTTTAGAGGTGTCCTAAAAAAGGATGGGAGGACCTCAAAGGCTCTCCCATCCTTTTATTATCCCTCTGAGTCTTAGGTCCTCCATGGTCTCCTCCGCACTCTCCAACAGTGAGATAGGAACTTCCACCTTTACCGAGACCTTCTCCCCGAAGGACGGCGCCACGTTTTCCTCCGGTATTCCAAGAGCTGTCAGATGGTGAAGACAGTCTCCGTAGTTTTCGTATCCTACGGTGAAACCCAGAGGTGCTGTGACGGTCCTCTCCTCTTTGGGACAGATCTCCAGGACTCCATGGGCGGAGGCGGAGTAGGCGTCTATCAGACCTCTGACCCCCAGTTTCACCCCGCCGAAATATCTGGTCACCACTATGGCCAGATCGTAGAGGTCCGCTTTTATTACCGCCCCCAATATAGGGCGTCCAGCCGATCCGGATGGCTCGCCGTCGTCGGAACAATGTTCCGTCGTTTTTGGAAACCCGACCCTGTAGGCCCAGCAGTTATGTCTCGCGTCGGAGTACCTCTTCGATATAGACTCTATAGCCTCCTTGGCTTCTTCCACCGTCTTGGCCGGCACCGCCGTAGCTATGAACTCCGATCTCCTCTCCTTCAGGGAGAACCGTCCTTCTTTTATTATCCTGGCGTATCTGTCCTCTAGTCGGGCCATGCTTCTTTGAAAATCCTGTAGGTCTCCTCCAGTGACTGGGGTACCACCCTTACGTCTCCCATCACAGGCATGAAGTTGGTATCCCCGTTCCACCTCGGAACCACGTGCATATGTACGTGATCGGCGACTCCCGCACCGGCAACCTTGCCTATGTTTATGCCAAGGTTGAAACCCTCGGGGTTCATGGTCCTCTTTATCACGTCCATAGAGATGGAGGTCAGACGGTGCATCTCCGCCACCTCTCCAGGATTCAGGGATCCGTATTCGGCTGTATGTCTGTATGGAACCACCATTAAATGACCGGAGTTGTATGGATACCTGTTAAGTATAACGAAGCAGTTCTCCCCTCTAAAGAGGATAAGGTTATCCTCGTCGTCTTCCCGTGCTGGAAAAACGCAGAATATACATCCCGAGGGTTTTTCTACGCTCTGGATATAGGCGGCACGCCAGGGTGCGAATATCTTCTTCATAATAGTAGGTCCTCCTGATCGCTAGATATTTCCCGGGAAATATCTAGCCTTTTTTCCCGTCTCTCTTGTTCAGTACATCCCTTACGCCGTAGATCCCGTGGAGGATGCCGATAACGGTCCCCCCGATAGTGCAGGCGGATAGAGTCCAGTCGGGGTATCCCTGTCTCAGCAGATATCTTCCTAAATAGAGTCCCATGAGCACATATCCTCCGAACAACAACGCCAGAGAGACTATCTTACCGAAGACGACCAGGTCGTTTAGGTCTATTTTCTGTCCCATGGAGAAGAGCCTCCTTTATTTCCCGGGGAATAACCGGTCGCTTTCTCGGGATAATATCTCGCCTATCCGCTCTATCTGGTCTTTGCTCAGTCCCGATAGAATGAGCTTCATTTTGTTGCCTCGTCCGGTCATAGACACTCCGATGTCGTAGGAAGACAGGTCATTTCCCCAGGAGGGGGTTCTTTTTTTTCTCTTCTCCTTGGAAAACTCCTCGGTAGACTCGGCGATCTTTCTTTCCAGTTCCCGAACGGTCCAGCCTTTCTCCGCCGTGACCTTTCCCATTTTTATCGTCGACTCGGCGGATTCCAGGGATAGAAGCGCTCTTCCGTGTCTCTCCGAAAGGGCCCCTTCAGATATCAGACCTAAGACCTCCGTAGGTAGCTTCAACAGTCTGAGTTTGTTAGCCACCGCTGGACGGCTCCAACCGACCTTCTCAGCCAGATTGTCCTGTGACAGCGAAAAACGATCCATCAGTTCCTTGAGGGACATGGCTACCTCGACCGGTGACAGATCCTCTCTCTGTACGTTCTCCACCAGGGAGACCTCCATTATGGCTCCGTCGTCTCCGTCGAACAGGTGAACCGGGACTTCCTTTACTCCTGCCTCCTTGGCGGCCCTCCAGCGTCTCTCTCCTGCGACTATCATGTATCCGCCGTCTTTTTTCGTGACCAGCAGGGGTTGCAGGATGCCGTGTACCCTTATGGAGGCAGCCAGTTCGCTTATCCCTTCTTCGTCGAACTCCTTCCTCGGTTGATCCGGGTTGGGTTTGAGTTCCTTGACAGGGAGGGTCTTGGGTATAGAAGGGGTTACGTCTTTCGGAAGTAGCGCGTCCAGTCCCTTACCTAAAGATCTTCTCTGAGCCATCGGCCTTCCACCTCTCTTGCCAGTTCCCTGTAGGCCAGGGCTCCTTTGCAGTTTTCCTGATAGTAGCTTATGGGTTTGCCGTAGCTGGGTGCCTCCGACAGTGTGACGTTTCGGGGTATGAGGGTATCGAAAGCGGCTTCGCCAAATCCCTCTCTTACCTCCGCTACTACGTCGTTGGCCAGCCTTGTCCTGCTGTCGAACATGGTAAGCACGATCCCGTCCATGTTCAGGTTCGGGTTAAGGTACTGTCTTACCAGGTCCACCGTCCTGGCCAGTTGACCGACGCCCTCCAGAGCGTAGTACTCGCACTGAATGGGGATCAGTAGTCGTTTCGCCGCCACCAGGGCGTTGACCGTCAGGAGACCCAACGACGGTGGACAGTCCACGATGGCTATGTCGTACAGGTCCTCAACGGTGGATAAAGACCCTTTCAACCTGGACTCCCTGCTTATGGCGGAGGAAAGCTCCACCTCCGCTCCCGCCAGGTTTATGTTGGCTGGAACGAGGGAGACACCTTCCCATGGGGTCTCCACGACGACGTCCTGTATCTCTGAGCCGTCGATCAGTATGTCGTAGAGGCTTTTGGGAGAGCTCTCCCTGTCGTGTCCCAGTCCGCTGGAGCAGTTGCCCTGGGGATCGGTGTCAACGACCAATACCCTGTGTCCCAGCCTTCCCAGCTCCGCCGACAGGTTGACGCAGCAGGTGGTCTTTCCTACTCCGCCTTTCTGGTTCGTTACGGCTATGGTGATCATCTTTTCGCCTCCCACCAGGGTTTTTTCTCCGCCTTGCCCGGCCGTCTAGGGTAGACCTCCGGACAGTGGGATTTCTTTCGGAACGTCAGCAGGAAGCCCTGGCGTTCTCCGTTTGAGTAGTCGAATATCTTTGGATAGTCCAGCCCCAGAAGATCCCACTGCCCCTTTATCTTGGCTAGTTCCTCCCGGTATCCCGGACCTTTTATGGACAGAGCCGTACCTCCTACCTTCACGAGGGGAGACAGGTACTCGGCCACTATCCCGACCTCGCTGACCCCTCTCGCCGCCGCCAGGTCGTAGACCTCCCTTTCCTCCAGGGCCAGCTGTTCCGATCGTCCCCATATGACCGAGACGTTATCTATTTCCAACTCGGACACTATGGATTCCAGCGCTCCGGTCTTCTTGCTCTGGCTGTCCAGAAGGGTTATCTCCAGGTCGGGGCGGCATATGGCCCAGGCAAGTCCCGGAAGTCCGCCTCCCGTTCCCACGTCGACTAGCCTGCCGGTCTTGGGCAGAAGTTCCAGGGCGAAAAGGGAGTCTCTGACGTGATCTTTCCAGATGGTATCCTCGTCCTTCGGGCCCGTTAGCCGGACCTTGTCGGAGGACCATCGAGCCAGGATTTCCGAATAGGCCTTGAGTTTAGCCTCGACCCTCTCGTCCAGAGGGGGAATCTCCACCGTTACGTGAACCTGATCCGACGTGCCGTAATTCATAGCGTCGCCCTCTTTTCCAGTATTCTCCTGAAGGCCCAGCCGGCGAAACCCAGTCCGGTAGACTGTCTGTAGAAACATACCACGTCTATTCTCTTCATCTCCAATCCTTCTATAGGTAGGGACACCAGATCACCCCTTTTCAGGTCCTCCGCAACCGTACCGTGGTTTATGAATGCGACTCCCACACCGGCCTTGACGAAGGCCCTGGCCACGTCCCTGCTGTTGACGAAGGTGCCCCTGTGTTGGCCCACCCTCTGTTCCATCAGATACTCCTGTACGAAGGGACAGAGGGAACAGTCCTTCTCGTAGAGTATAAGCTGTTCTTCGTTCAGGTGGGAGGGGGTCACCGACGGTAGAGCTGCGAGAGGATGGTCTTTCGACGCTACAAGGACTATGTGGTCCTCTCCTATTGTGAAGGTCTTAAGGTCTTTGTCGTTGAAGGTCCTGGCGTTCCCCTCCAGAATGGCTATCTCTATATCTCCCCTTCGGAGCATCTCCTGGATGTCCGGGTCGTTTCCGGTCTGTACCGTCATGGCCACGTCGGGATGTTCGTTTCTGAACTCCGCCACCAGAGAGGGAAGGACCATCGTCCCCACGTAGGTGGAAACCCCGAGCTCCAGTTTACCGTATCTCATTGCCTGCATCTCCCTGAATTTCCCCGGGATGGAATCGGATCTCTGGAGGACGTCCAGCGCCAGGGTGTAGAGGGCGTTTCCCTCGGGGGTGAGGGACAGGCTCCTCCCCCTCCTGTTGAAAAGGATAACGTCGTACTCTTTTTCCAGAGTCGCGATATGCTGGCTTACCGAGGGCTGAGACAGATATAGCCTTTCGGCTGTCCTGGTGAAGGATCCTTCCTCCACCAGGGTGCAGAAGGTCCTAAGTTGATGTAGCGACATTGCCGTCCCTCCTCAGATGGGAATAGGTTCTTCCTATAATAATACTCCAATCTCGATCGGAACGGTTTATATATAGGACAACCTGATGGATTGGATTATTTTTTCTTTATTGATACTTATAACGCTCGGTGTATGCTGTAACAGGAGGTGATGTCCATGGACGAAGCCAGACGGGACGATCTTGTCCAACTCTGTCAGGGACTGGTTAGATATCCCAGCCCATCGGGAGAGGAAGGAGAGATCGCCGCCTTTTTGCGGTCCGTCATGGTGTCCCTGGGTTACGACTCCGTACAGGTCGACGGTTACGGCAGCCTGATAGGCACGGTGGACTTCGGTTCGCCCGGTCCCACCTTGCTTTTAGAGGCCCAGATGGATCATGCCGAATCGGGAGACCCGGGAGAATGGCGCCATTATCCCTTCGGAGGCTGGGTCGAATCGGGCCGGATCTACGGTCGGGGTGCCACCGATCAGAAGGGCATCTTGGCCGCCATGGTGCTGGCCCTGGCCTGGCTGAAGCAGGATAGGAGAGAGTCCCTCTGCGGCAGGGCCGTCATGGCCGCCATGGTCCACCAGGAGAGTTTCGAGAGGGCCGCATCCAAACTGGTAGCCGATAGGGTGAGCCCCGACGGGGTAGTGTCCGGAGAGCCGTCGGACCTGACGGTGGAACGGGGACAGAGGGGAAGGGCCTCCATAGCGGTCGATACCTTCGGCCGTATGGAACACAGCTCCATGGGGGACAACAGCTCGGCTGACATGATGGTCCGACTCGTCTCCCGGCTGAAGGAGGACTATGTGCCAAAGGTGGATCCCTTTTTCGGAGAGGCGACCTTGACCCTAACTAGCCTTCACTCCTATCCGGTGGACGTAAGGACTACCATGCCAGTCCGTTGCCGAGCCACCTTCGACAGGAGGATCCTTCCCGGCGAGACGGCCGAGTCCGTGATGAGAGACATAAAGGCGTCCATTTCCTCCGCCGTGAGGGATATTCCGGGCCTGGAGGCTCGGGCCTTCCTGGACGGAGGCGACGGGCACTGCTACACCGGGGCGATGATAAGCTCCGAGGGATTCGCTCCGGCCTGGGAGATCGAGGAGGAGCATCCCTTCGTAGGACTGGTCCTGGAGGGCGTCGCCGAGGCGGGGTTGGAACCGATTCTCTCGAACAGATCCGGCTTCGGCACGAACGGATGTATATATGGAGGAGAAATGTCGGTTCCCACGGTGGTCTTCGGCCCCTCAAGGAGGGAGCTCGCCCACGTAGTGGACGAATACATAGAGGTGGATCAACTGGCCCTCGGCTGTAAATGCTACGGCTCCATAGCCGAGAAGTTTCTTGCTCGAAAGGAGGAGATCCCAGGTGGGGAAGGCAGTAAAGCTTGAGTGCGCCATCTGTGGAAAGACCTACGACCCCGATCCGGAGTTCACCACCTGTCCCGACTGCGGCATAGACGGGACCATGCACGTTCTCTACGATTACGAGGAAATCGGGGAGACCATGACCGCGGAGTCTCTGGCGAGGGATCCGAACAGGTCCCTGTGGCGCTACCTCCCACTGCTTCCGGTTTCGGACGTCGACACTATTCCGGCACTTCAGGTGGGTTGGACCCCTCTCTACGATTCCGGGGCCCTGGCCGAGAGGTACGGAGTAGGTCGCCTTCTGGTGAAGGACGACGGAAGAAACCCCACGGCGTCCTACAAGGACAGGGCAAGCGCCGTCGCAACCGCCATGGCGAAGGAGCTCGGAAGAGACGTGGTGGCCTGCGCTTCCACCGGCAACGCCGCCAGCTCTCTGTCGGGATTTGCGGCTGTATCCGGGCTGAAAAGCGTGATCTTCGTTCCGGAGGCCGCACCTGAGGCCAAGGTAACCCAGCTTCTGGTCTACGGATCCCGGGTGTTCTCCGTCAGGGGAGACTACGAGGAGACGGTCAACCTGGCCATAGAGGCCATAGATTCGGAGGGCTGGTACAACAGAAATTGCGCCATTAACCCCTATCTGGTGGAGGGAAAGAAGACCTGCGCCATGGAGATAGCCGAGCAGATGGGCTGGAAAGTTCCGGACAGGGTTATAACCTCCGTCGGAGACGGCTGCATAATAAGCAGCCTCTACAAGGGATTCCTGGACCTCAAGAGGATCGGCCTGATAGACCGGATTCCCGCCATAACAGGCGTCCAGGCAGAGGGAGCCTGTCCCGTCCACGATGCCGTACGGTCCGGAGCGGACAGGGTGACCTTTGGTCCCGCCGATACCGTGGCGGACAGCATATCGGTGGGAGCTCCCAGAAACTGGGTCAAGGCGCTGAACGCCGTGAGGTCCAGCGGAGGGACCACCGTGACAGTGTCGGACCAGGAGATACTGGAGGCCATGACGGAACTGGCCCGAGCTACAGGGGTCTTCGGAGAGCCGGCCGGTGTGACGTCCTTCGCCGGATTCAAAAAGATGGCGAACCAGGGAACGCTGGGATCGGACGAGGTTGTGGCAATAGTGGTGACGGGAAACGGACTAAAGGACGCGGCTTCGGCCAGAAAAGCGGTGGAGGCACCTACATCGGTGGATCCGTCGATGGAATCGCTCCTCAAGGTGCTGAAACGGTAGAGACGGAATTCAATAAATTTTGTTTTGTAATATAAAAATATATAAATACGAGGAGAGTGTGTCTAAAAATGTCGTATAACATAATAGACCTCACCGTAAACGAGAAACAGCTCGAAAGCGCCGTCGAAAGGGCCAGGGAAAAGGAAATCGTAATTCCCACCTTTGCGGAGATGAAGGACCCCTCGAAGGTTCCGGCCAAGATAAAGGAAAAGCTGGCCTCGGTGGGACTCTGGGACGTCGACCCTCTGAACCTGTTCCGAATAACCTGGAAGAACGAGCCGGTCAAGGACGGCGGACTGTACGACGGGGTCAACTTCGTCGAGCTTCCCGAATCCCTCACAGGGGTCAAGGCCAGGATCTTCGCCCTGGTGGGAAAGTGGTTCCCCACCGGAGCCCACAAGGTAGGGGCTACCTTCGGCTGTCTCGCCCCCAGGTTGGTGACGGGGCAGTTCGACCCTGTGAATCAGAGGGCGGTGTGGCCCTCTACCGGAAACTACTGCCGCGGCGGAGCCTACAACGCCCAGCTTCTGGGATGCGAGTCCATAGCCATTCTTCCCGAGGGGATGAGCCGCGAGCGTTTCGAGTGGCTCAAGAAAGTGGCTGGAGAGGTCATAGCCACCCCGGGGTCGGAGAGCAACGTCAAGGAAATCTTCGACAAAACCTGGGAGCTCAGGAAGACCAGGGACGATGTGGTCATCTTCAACCAGTTCGACGAGATGGGCAACCCCCTCTGGCACTACGTCGTCACCGGAAACGCCATAGAGGAGATGCTGGAGCAGGTGATGGGCAAGGACGACCGCTACTTCGGCTGCGCCTTCACCACCGGATCCGCCGGGACCATAGCCTGTGGCGACTACATGAAGGAGCTTTTCCCTGCGAGCAAGATTGCCGCCTCCGAGGCCCTTCAGTGTCCCACCCTTCTCTGGAACGGATGGGGAGCCCACAGGATAGAGGGCATAGGGGACAAGCATGTGCCCTGGGTCCACAACGTTAAGAACACCGACATGATAATCGACGTGGACGACGAGGACTCCATGGCCTGGATCCGGCTTTTCAACGAGCCAGCCGGAAAGGACTACCTTAAGAAAAAGGGAGTGCCGGAGGATCTGGTGGATTCCCTCGACCTGGTGGGGATCTCCGGAGCGGCCAACATAATATCCTGCATCAAAATGGCCAAGTATTACGAGCTGACAGAGAAGGACGTTCTAGTGACGGTCCTCACCGACTCGATGGAGCTGTACAACTCCCGTCTGGCCGAGATGGAGGAAGAGTTCGGCCCTTACGGCGAGATAGACGCCGCGGTGGACTTCCACCAGCATATCAAAGGTCTTTCGGTGGACTACATGCAGGAACTTTCCTACAGGGACAGAAAGAGGGTCCACGACCTCAAGTACTACACCTGGGTGGAACAGCAGGGCAAGTCCATGGAGGAGCTGGACGCTCAGTGGTACGATGCCGAGAACTACTGGGGCGAGATCCACGGCATGGCGGACAAAATAGACGAGAAGATCAGAGAGTTCAACGACAAGACCGGATTGCTGAAATAAAGTCAGCTTAGATCAAGGTCCTGACCCCCTCTTGAGGACCTCGAGAGGGGGCCTTTTGTAAGTTATTTCCGAGTAAGCCGGTCTTCCGAGAGGTAGGTCCGCCTAGGCCCTGTCTCGCCCAAGCGTATTCTCGACCTGCCTGTTCCGAACGGACCGCCTCCGAGGGCACGTCCTGTGCCCCCTCGGCTTGGGGCGACGTCCTGTCGCCCCATCCGTCCTACACGACGGCAGGTCGAGAATACGGGCTCGAATGGGCCAAGGCGAACCTACCTCTCGGAGGAAGCTTGAGCACGAATTTTTTATGGAAGGGTGATTCATCCTGTTCGACCTCCTTATAACCGGAGCCTCCATAGTGGACGGCAGCGGAAGAGATCCCTTCGTCGCCGATCTGGCCGTTAAAGACGGCCTCGTCGCGGCCATAGGTTCGAACCTCGGACCGGTGGCGGAGACGATAGACCTCGCAGGTAAAACCCTGGTCCCTGGGTTCGTGGACGTTCACGGGCATTCGGAGCTGAGGGCCATGACCGATCCCGACGTGTCTCCGAAGCTGCTCCAGGGCTATACCTCCGAGCTTGCGGGAAACTGCGGAGTGGGCGTGGCCCCTGTCAGAGAGGAGGAGAAGACCTCTCTTGCCCAGGAGGTGGCTGGGATACTGGGGAGAGGTCCCGAAGTCTGGAACTGGAACTCCTT from Dethiosulfovibrio russensis encodes:
- a CDS encoding IMPACT family protein gives rise to the protein MARLEDRYARIIKEGRFSLKERRSEFIATAVPAKTVEEAKEAIESISKRYSDARHNCWAYRVGFPKTTEHCSDDGEPSGSAGRPILGAVIKADLYDLAIVVTRYFGGVKLGVRGLIDAYSASAHGVLEICPKEERTVTAPLGFTVGYENYGDCLHHLTALGIPEENVAPSFGEKVSVKVEVPISLLESAEETMEDLRLRGIIKGWESL
- a CDS encoding LysR family transcriptional regulator, producing MSLHQLRTFCTLVEEGSFTRTAERLYLSQPSVSQHIATLEKEYDVILFNRRGRSLSLTPEGNALYTLALDVLQRSDSIPGKFREMQAMRYGKLELGVSTYVGTMVLPSLVAEFRNEHPDVAMTVQTGNDPDIQEMLRRGDIEIAILEGNARTFNDKDLKTFTIGEDHIVLVASKDHPLAALPSVTPSHLNEEQLILYEKDCSLCPFVQEYLMEQRVGQHRGTFVNSRDVARAFVKAGVGVAFINHGTVAEDLKRGDLVSLPIEGLEMKRIDVVCFYRQSTGLGFAGWAFRRILEKRATL
- a CDS encoding terminase small subunit, which produces MTQDQVVEELALIAFGNPHDVMEWGPGGVHLCSSFELTFDQAAIVAEVAETTIQTGGSLRLILVEV
- a CDS encoding ParB/RepB/Spo0J family partition protein, producing the protein MAQRRSLGKGLDALLPKDVTPSIPKTLPVKELKPNPDQPRKEFDEEGISELAASIRVHGILQPLLVTKKDGGYMIVAGERRWRAAKEAGVKEVPVHLFDGDDGAIMEVSLVENVQREDLSPVEVAMSLKELMDRFSLSQDNLAEKVGWSRPAVANKLRLLKLPTEVLGLISEGALSERHGRALLSLESAESTIKMGKVTAEKGWTVRELERKIAESTEEFSKEKRKKRTPSWGNDLSSYDIGVSMTGRGNKMKLILSGLSKDQIERIGEILSRESDRLFPGK
- a CDS encoding ParA family protein, which encodes MITIAVTNQKGGVGKTTCCVNLSAELGRLGHRVLVVDTDPQGNCSSGLGHDRESSPKSLYDILIDGSEIQDVVVETPWEGVSLVPANINLAGAEVELSSAISRESRLKGSLSTVEDLYDIAIVDCPPSLGLLTVNALVAAKRLLIPIQCEYYALEGVGQLARTVDLVRQYLNPNLNMDGIVLTMFDSRTRLANDVVAEVREGFGEAAFDTLIPRNVTLSEAPSYGKPISYYQENCKGALAYRELAREVEGRWLREDL
- a CDS encoding tetratricopeptide repeat protein — protein: MNMFKAVFLIFALFSLCVIAPGWVGAVDSQEFQSIHKLAKQGDSEAQRVLGEAYAAGYLVTADRDQALKWLSLSAYQGNATAQMSLASLYAKMGQKDKAEHWLETAKRNGCIGAARSVSEMGLNSL
- the rsmG gene encoding 16S rRNA (guanine(527)-N(7))-methyltransferase RsmG; the encoded protein is MNYGTSDQVHVTVEIPPLDERVEAKLKAYSEILARWSSDKVRLTGPKDEDTIWKDHVRDSLFALELLPKTGRLVDVGTGGGLPGLAWAICRPDLEITLLDSQSKKTGALESIVSELEIDNVSVIWGRSEQLALEEREVYDLAAARGVSEVGIVAEYLSPLVKVGGTALSIKGPGYREELAKIKGQWDLLGLDYPKIFDYSNGERQGFLLTFRKKSHCPEVYPRRPGKAEKKPWWEAKR
- a CDS encoding type II toxin-antitoxin system HicB family antitoxin, with the translated sequence MKKDVRIYPALLSEDGKYVCVRFPDLPGCNTFGKDYADAIASAKDALGGHLLCMEDDNDSIPTPSPVNKLQPEEDEVAVLIDVRMDILRKEETKKSVSKNVTIPAWLNEMAIENKINFSSTLQEALRERLGV
- the thrC gene encoding threonine synthase; protein product: MGKAVKLECAICGKTYDPDPEFTTCPDCGIDGTMHVLYDYEEIGETMTAESLARDPNRSLWRYLPLLPVSDVDTIPALQVGWTPLYDSGALAERYGVGRLLVKDDGRNPTASYKDRASAVATAMAKELGRDVVACASTGNAASSLSGFAAVSGLKSVIFVPEAAPEAKVTQLLVYGSRVFSVRGDYEETVNLAIEAIDSEGWYNRNCAINPYLVEGKKTCAMEIAEQMGWKVPDRVITSVGDGCIISSLYKGFLDLKRIGLIDRIPAITGVQAEGACPVHDAVRSGADRVTFGPADTVADSISVGAPRNWVKALNAVRSSGGTTVTVSDQEILEAMTELARATGVFGEPAGVTSFAGFKKMANQGTLGSDEVVAIVVTGNGLKDAASARKAVEAPTSVDPSMESLLKVLKR
- a CDS encoding nitroreductase family protein; translation: MDMLKVMLSRRSVRAFDRDKPVESWKKDAVIAAATSAPSAKNLRPVRFLVLDDREILDDLGNVLSQGKPFKECDFAVAVCADLSDYPDGSLGWLEDCSAALENMLIEATSLDLASFWFGVYRRDPKEGQVRSVLEVPSHVEVQGIGVFGYGAESVPAREGVDSSVVRYGRWGDFKA
- a CDS encoding HIT family protein — protein: MKKIFAPWRAAYIQSVEKPSGCIFCVFPAREDDEDNLILFRGENCFVILNRYPYNSGHLMVVPYRHTAEYGSLNPGEVAEMHRLTSISMDVIKRTMNPEGFNLGINIGKVAGAGVADHVHMHVVPRWNGDTNFMPVMGDVRVVPQSLEETYRIFKEAWPD
- a CDS encoding M20/M25/M40 family metallo-hydrolase, coding for MDEARRDDLVQLCQGLVRYPSPSGEEGEIAAFLRSVMVSLGYDSVQVDGYGSLIGTVDFGSPGPTLLLEAQMDHAESGDPGEWRHYPFGGWVESGRIYGRGATDQKGILAAMVLALAWLKQDRRESLCGRAVMAAMVHQESFERAASKLVADRVSPDGVVSGEPSDLTVERGQRGRASIAVDTFGRMEHSSMGDNSSADMMVRLVSRLKEDYVPKVDPFFGEATLTLTSLHSYPVDVRTTMPVRCRATFDRRILPGETAESVMRDIKASISSAVRDIPGLEARAFLDGGDGHCYTGAMISSEGFAPAWEIEEEHPFVGLVLEGVAEAGLEPILSNRSGFGTNGCIYGGEMSVPTVVFGPSRRELAHVVDEYIEVDQLALGCKCYGSIAEKFLARKEEIPGGEGSKA
- a CDS encoding type II toxin-antitoxin system HicA family toxin translates to MKSSEIIKILENDGWYWIKTVGSHHHFKHPTKPGKTTVKHPQKDVPPKTFNSIMKQAGLK